CGGTTGGCGAGCGGTGCGCCGCGCAGCATCATCCTGCGTGCGAAGTCGACCTCGTGGCGCATGAGGGCGCGCCAGTTGTCGTCGTACTTCTGCGCGCCGATGTCGGCGTCGGTCACGCCGAAGCGGGCCATGTCGTCCTGCGGCAGGTAGACGCGCGCCTTGCGCCAGTCGACTTCCACGTCCTGCCAGAAGTTGATCAGTTGCAGGGCCGAGCAGATGTCGTCCGAGCACGCGATGTTCTCGGGCGTGTCGAGCTTGAACAGGCCGAGCATGATGCGCCCGACCGGATCGGCGGAGCGTCGCGTGTAGTCGCGCAACTCGGCAAAGGTGGCGTAGCGCTTTTTCTCGATGTCCTGATCGAAGGCCGAGAGCAGGTCGGAGAACGGTTGCACCGGCAACCGATGCCCGGCGATCACCCGCGCAAGGGCGGCGAAGAGCGGCTTGTCGGGTGACGTTGGCCGGCCGGCGGCAATCTTGTCGAGTTCGGCCTGATAGGCGGCCAGCCCGGCGTGGCGTTCGGCGTTGGTGGCGTCGCCCTCGTCGGCAATGTCGTCGGCCGTGCGCGCGAAGTTGTAGATCACGCCTACCGGCGCGCGCATTTCGCGCGGCAGCAGGACACTGGCGACCGGGAAGTTCTCGTAGTGCTCGATCTTGGCGTCGGAAGTCATCAGGCGGATGAGGCAAAGGAAGGCAATGCCGCCCGGATGACGGGTCACGGATACCGGGACACCGCGAAGCGAACCCCGGGGCGGCGCTGAGTGCCCCGAGATTCTATGTCATCGTCCCGCATCCTGTCGGGAAAGTCGTGCCAATCCCCGGTATACTTCTGCCTTTGTCAGAATTTTCTGGCTTTTTTGCATTGTCACCCTGTTCCCCTGTACGACGAGGAGCCTCGTGAGCGTCGCCGAACCGATCGAAATTTCGCCTGAGCAAAGCAGCGCACGCGTGGCGTCGGGCAGCAGTTTCTATGCTGCCATGCGCATTCTGCCGCCCGCGCAGCGCGAAGGCATGTTCGAGATCTACGCCTTTTGCCGCGCGGTGGACGATATCGCCGACGACGGCGACGACACGTCGGCGAACCGCATGGCGCGTCTGGCCGTATGGCGGCGCGATCTGGCCGATCTGTACGACGGCCGCGCGGCGCCGTCGCTCGCGAACCTGGCCCGCGTCGTCAAGCAGTTCGGCCTGAAGCACGAGGACTTCCTCGCCGTCATCGAAGGCATGGAGATGGATGCCTGCGGCCCCATCGTCGCCCCGGACCTTTCCACGCTCGATCTGTATTGCGATCGCGTCGCGAGCGCCGTCGGGCGTTTGTCCGTCAAGGTGTTCGGCATGCCGGAGCAGGAGGGCATCGATCTGTCGTATCACCTCGGCCGTGCGCTCCAGTTGACCAATATTTTGCGCGACATCGACGAAGATGCCGGGATTGCGCGTGTCTATCTGCCGCGTGAGACGCTGGCGGACGCCGGGATTGTGAACGTCACGCCCGAGGCGGTCGCCGCCGCCGATCTCGACCGCGCGTGTGCGCCGCTCGTGGCGCAGGCGCGCGAGCATTACGCCCGTGCGCGCGCGATCATGGCGCGCCACCCGCGCCGTGTGGTCGTTGCCCCGGCGGTGATGGCAAAGGCCTACGGTGCGATTCTCGACAAACTGATTGCGCGCGGCTTTGCCGTGCCACGCGAGCGCGTGCGGGTTCCGCGCTGGCGTCTCATTCTGATGCTGCTGCGGCAGATGATTCTCTGATGGCGGGCACGGTTCACGTCATCGGCGCGGGCCTCGCGGGGCTGGCTGCCGCGGTCCGGCTCGCCACGCGCGGTGTGGCCGTCGTGCTGCATGAAGCGGCGCCGCAAGCGGGCGGACGTTGCCGTTCGTACTTCGACCGGCAACTGAACGCCGTCATCGATAACGGCAATCATCTGGTGCTCTCGGGCAATTCGACGATGCGCGAGTTCACGCGCCTCATCGGCTCGGAACACACGCTCACCGGCCCGGGGCGCGCGGAGTTCGCCTTCGTGGATCTCGAGAGCGACGAGCGCTGGACGGTGCGCCTGTCGGAAGGGCGTCTGCCCTGGTGGATCTTCGACAAGCGCGCGCGCGTGCCGGGTACGAAGTGGTCGGACTATCTGTCGCTCGCGCCGCTGCTGCGTGCCGGTCCGCACGCCACGATGACCGACGCCATGCATTGCCCGCCCGCGCTGTACAAGCGGCTGATCCATCCGCTGTTTCTCGCGGTGCTCAATGCCGATCCGGCCGAAGGCTCGGCGCAGATGGCCGGTGCCGTGATTCGCGAGACGCTGGTGCCTGGCGGCAAGGCCTGCCATCCGCTGATCGCAAGCGAAGGTCTCGACGTGACGTTCGTGACGCCTGCGCTGGCCTATCTGGAAGCGAAGGGCGCGCGCGTAATGATGCAGCACCGCGTGCGGGCGCTGCATTACGCCGCCGATGACAGCCGCGTCGAAGCGATCGATTTCGGCGATGGGCCCCAGGCGCTGGCCGCGGACGATGCCGTCGTGCTTGCGGTGCCGCCGAACGTGGCGGCGTCGCTGGTGCCGGGTCTGACGACGCCGGACGAATACCGCGCCATCGTCAACGCGCATTATCAAGTGGCGCCGCCGCCGGGCTGCCCGCCGATGATCGGCGTGGTGAACGGCGTGAGCGACTGGATCTTCGCGTTCGACACACGTCTGTCGGTCACGATCAGCGGCGCGGACCATCTGCTCGACGAATCGCGGGAATCGCTCGCGATGCGCATCTGGGAAGAGGTCGCGAAGGCCTGCAAGATTGCGTCCACACCGATGCCGGTGTGGCAATTGGTGCGCGAGAAGCGCGCCACGTTTGCGGCGACGCCCGCGCAGGACCGGCGCCGCCCGGGGGCGAAGACACGCTGGCGTAACCTCGTGCTCGCCGGGGATTGGACGGCCACGGGGCTGCCCGCCACCATTGAAGGCGCGCTGCGCAGCGGGAACCGGGCTGCCGACCTGCTGTGAACGCTGCGGCGAATGCCGCCGTCATTGCCGCTACACATGTTTAACCGGCGCGTACCGCGCCGCTCTATCGCCTTTGGATAGGCAAGAACGCCATGGATACGATACGCGAGGCTTCCGACAAGGAAGCGCGACGCACGGCCACTGCCACGGCCGTGGACCTCAAACTGCACACCGAACTCGCGCAAAAGGTGAGTACCGCGATGGCCACGCAGACGCTGGAGACCGGCATCGAACGCTCGATCGCCGCACTGCTCGACCTACAACATGACGACGGCCACTGGCTTTTCGAACTGGAAGCCGACGCGACGATCCCGGCCGAGTATGTGTTGCTGCGCCACCACCTGGGCGAGAAGGTCGATGCCGAACTCGAAGCGAAAGTTGCCGCGTATTTGCGCCGCATTCAGGGCGAGCATGGCGGCTGGCCGCTGTTCTACAACGGCAAGTTCGACATGAGTGCGAGCGTGAAGGCGTACTTCGCGCTCAAGATGATCGGCGATCCGGTCGACGCCCCGCACATGGTGCGCGCCCGCGAGGCGATCCTCTCGCGCGGCGGTGCGCAGAACGCGAACGTCTTCACGCGTATCCTGCTCGCGCTGTACGGCGTGCTGGAGTGGAAGGCCGTGCCGATGATGCCCGTCGAGATCATGCTGCTGCCGCAGTGGTTCCCGTTCCACCTCTCGAAGGTGTCGTACTGGGCACGCACGGTGATCGTGCCGTTGCTCGTGTTGCAGGCCAGACGCCCGCGTGCGCGCAACCCGAAGGGCATCGGCATCGACGAATTGTTCATCGGCAGCCCCAAGGATGTCGGTCCGCCCAGACGCGCGCCACATCAGAGCCGCTTCTGGTTCACGTTCTTCTCGGGCGTCGATCATGTGCTGCGCGCCCTCGATCCGTTTTTCCCGAAGAAGCTGCGCGAAAAGTCGATCAGGCGCGCTGTCGAGTTCGTGGAGGAGCGTCTGAACGGCGAAGACGGCCTGGGCGCCATCTATCCGGCCATGGCCAACGCCGTCATGATGTACGACGTGCTCGGCTATCCCGAAGATCATCCGAGCCGTGCCATTGCGCGCCGGTCGGTCGAGAAGCTGGTGACGCCGGCCGATCATGAAACGTACGTGCAGCCATGCCTGTCGCCGGTGTGGGACACCGCACTGTCGGCGCATGCGCTGCTGGAGACGGGCGACAAGCGCGCCATCGAACTGGCGGGCAAGGGCCTCGAATGGCTGATTCCGTTGCAGATTCTGGACGTGAGGGGCGACTGGATTTCCCGGCGCCCGAACGTGCGTCCCGGGGGCTGGGCGTTCCAGTTCGCCAACCCGCACTATCCGGACGTGGACGACACGGCGGTCGTCGCCATGGCGATGGATCGCTACGAAAAGCTCGCCGGCAAGTTCGAGAATCTCAAGATCGACGGGGCCGACCCGAAGACCCATGCGATGCGCTACGCCATCGACCGGGGAACGGAATGGGTGATCGGCATGCAGAGCAGTAATGGCGGCTGGGGCGCATTCGAGCCCGAGAACACCCATCTGTATCTGAACAGCATCCCGTTCTCGGACCATGGGGCGCTGCTCGATCCGCCGACGGTCGACGTCTCCGCACGCTGCCTGTCGATGCTGGCGCAATTGCCGCAGTCGCCCGAGCGCAAGGCGTCGGCCGATCTGGCGTTGAAGTACATTCTCGACGATCAGGAGGCCGACGGCAGCTGGTATGGCCGCTGGGGCATGAATTTCGTGTACGGCACGTGGTCGGCGATGTGCGGTCTCGCCGCGGCGGGTATTTTGCCCGAGCACCCGGCGATGGCGCGTGCCGCGCAGTGGCTCATCTCGATCCAGAATGCCGATGGCGGCTGGGGCGAAGACGGCGAGAGCTACAAGCTCGAATACAAGGGCTACGAAGCGGCGCCGAGCACGTCGTCGCAAACGGCGTGGGCGCTGCTGGGGCTGATGGCCGCAGGCAAGGCCGAACACCCGGCGGTCAGGCGAGGCGTCGACTACCTGCTCAATACACAGAACGATGAAGGTCTGTGGGACGAGGAACGCTACACGGCGACGGGCTTCCCGCGTGTGTTCTATCTTCGCTACCACGGCTATCGCAAGTTTTTCCCGCTGTGGGCGCTCGCGCGCTACCGCAACCTGACCGTGCGCAACGATTGCCCGGTGCCGTGCGGGATGTAACAAGGAAGTGCATGAGCCCGCCCATCATCGTCGTGACCGGTATGCCGTTCGAGGCGCGTATTGCCAAGGGCGACGGCGTGCACGTCGTCTGTGCGCAGAATCACACACTTGCCGATGCACTGGAGGCGGCGATTGCCCGTGAAGGCGCACGCGGTCTCGTGAGTTTCGGCACGGCAGGCGGCCTGATTCCCGGCGTGAAACCGGGCCAGTGGGTCGTTGCGCACACGGTGCTCGACATGCCGCAGCAGGCGCGTGAGTGCGCAACGTCGCTCGCGTGGGCGGATGCACTGCGCCGCGCGATGCCGGGGGCGCTGCTTGCCGATGTGGCGGGAGTGAGCGCCCCCGTGGTGAGCGCCGGTGACAAGGCGGCGTTGTTCCGCGAGAGCGGGGCGGCGGCGGCGGATATGGAGTCGCATATCGTCGCTCGCGTGGCGCAGGCACATGGTTTGCCGTTCGTGGTCGCGCGCGTGGTGATCGACCCGGCGGAGCGCTCGCTCCCGCCGGCGGCGCTCGCCGGCATGCGCAGCGATGGCTCGACCGACATTCTCGGTGTACTGCGCTCGCTCGCGGGCAATCCGCTTCAGTTGCCTGCGTTGCTGCGCGTGGGACAAGACGCCGGCCGCGCACGGCAAGCGATGAAGCATGGCCGTCGAATCGTTTCGCTCGAACTCGGCGATGGGTTCGGGGCGAGGGCCGTGGGAATCTGAGCGTCGCGTCGATCGTTTCGGTGTTTCGTGAAGGGCAGTGACGGCTCAAACGTCCGGCGACTGTTGCCCGCGCGCCTGCGCACGACCTTTCCACATGCCGCCGCGACCGCGCCAGTGTTGCAGCGCCGAGTCGAACGTGAAGACGGTGTAGAGCGCGGCGACGAGCGGCAGCATCGGGCCGAAACTCGACGGCTGATGATAGAAGCGCAGCATCGGCAGATACGAAATCGTCATGGCGATCCACGCGAACAGGCCCAGCCACTGGCCGATGCCTGACCCGAAGATCGTCATGACCGGCGGCACGATGAACGTGAGCAGCAACGAGACGATCGTGCTCGTGAGCAACACCGGTGAGTACTGCAACTGCGCGTACGCCGTGCGCGACACCATCTTGCGGATCTCGCCGAGGTTGTCGTACGGACGCATGCTGACCGCACGCTCCGTCAGTCCCAGCCAGATCGGCCCTTGCTTCTTGAGCATGCGTCCCATCGCGCAATCGTCGATGATTTCATCGCGAATCGCTTCGATGCCGCCACCCGCTTCGAGCGACGCCCGATGAATCAGCATGCACCCGCCGGCGGCGGCGGCCATCTTCTTCTTCGGATCGTTGACCCATGAGAAGGGGTAGAGCATCTGGAAGAACAGCACGAAGGCCGGGATCAGCGTGCGCTCGAACCACGCCGTGCAGCGCAGTTTCGCCATGAGCGAGACGAGCACGCGGTTTTCGCCCGTTGCCCGCGTGACCAGGCGGCGCACGTTCTCGGGCGAATGCGCGATGTCCGCATCGGTGTGCAGAAGGTATTCGGGCGCGACACCGTCGTCGTTCGTCGACGGATCGCTGGCGAACGCCACCCCCTGGCGCACCGCCCACATCTTGCCGGTCCAGCCACGAGGCAGTGGTTGGCCGCTCAGCACGTCGACGCGGCGCGTCAGGCCATCAGCGGCGGCGCGCGCCGCAGCGTCGCGCGCGAGGTCGGCCGTGCCGTCGCTGCTCTGATCGTCCACGACGACGATACGCAGGCGTCCCGGGTAGTCCTGACGGCAGAGCGACTCCACGACCTGACCGATCGATTCGGCTTCGTTACGTGCAGGGATGACAACGGCCACAGGCGGCCAGAGCGCCGGTGCGGGCAGACGGTCTTCGTCCAGATCGTCGCGCTCGCGTGCGCGCCAGAAGCCGCCTTGCGAGCTGAGCAGATAGATCCAGATGGCCAGCGACAGGCCGGCGATCCAGGCCAAAACAGTCATGAGAGGTATCCGGCAGAACCAAACCAGGTGAGCGCGTCGCGCAGACCCTCGGGATAGGCGCGGGCGGCGTAACCCAGCTCGCGCTTTGCCTTCTCCGAGGAGAAGAACATGTGATAACGCGACATCTTCAGGCCATCGACCGTCACGAACGGCTCTTTGCCTGTGAAGCGCGCCACGCCTTGCGCCGCCATCGCGAGCGGATAGAGGGGCCAGCGCGGCAACGCCACTTTCGGTGCCTTGCGCCCGACCATGCCGGCGATGCTCGCGAGCATGTCGCGCAGCAGGACATCGTCGCCGCCGAGAATGTAGCGCTCGCCTACACGGCCGCGCTCCAGCGCCAGCAAGTGGCCTTCGGCGCAATCGTCGACGTGCACGAGATTCAGGCCCGTATCGACGAACGCGGGAATCTTGCCTTGCGCCGCCTCGACGATGATGCGCCCGGTCGGCGTCGGCTTGATGTCGCGCGGCCCGATGGGCGTGGACGGGTTGACGATGACCGCGGGCAGACCGTCGTTGGCGATCATGCGCTCGACCAGACGCTCGGCCGCGACCTTGCTGCGCTTGTACACGCCGATGGTCGTGGCTTCTTCGTTCGGGGAGGTTTCGTCCACGGGGCCGGTGGCGTCGTGCACCCGCAGCGTGGCAACGCTGCTCGTGTACACCACACGCTCCACGCCTGCCCGCAGCGCGGCTTCCATTACCGTGCGCGTGCCGTCGATATTGGCCCGCATGATGTCGTTGGGATCTTTTGCCCAGAGGCGATAGTCGGCGGCGACATGGAGCAGGGCGTCCATGCCGGTGAGCGCGCGCCGCATCGAGTCGGCGTCGCGCATGTCGCCTTCCACGACCTCGACAGGCAGGTCGGCGAGGTTCGCGCGGGGGCTGGTGCCACGCACCAGCAGGCGAACCTCGTGACCGCGCGCGAGCGCCGTACGTGCTACCGCAGAACCGACGAACCCGGAGGCGCCGGTGACCAGCACTCGCGACGGCATTTACGCCTTGGCCCGGCGCAGTTCGTCGAGCTTGATCTCGACGTGCTTGGAGAATACGAACTCGGCAGGACGCTGCTTGGCGAACGAGATGTCGTCGGCCATTTTGCCTTCGGTCCGAACGCCCTTGATCGCCACACCCAGTGCACGCAGCGGATGCGAGATCGTCTCGTTCACGGCCGTGGCTTCGAAGCCACTGTGCACCATGCAGTCGGCGCACTTCTCATAGTTGCCCACACCGTACTTGTCCCAGTCGGTGGTGTTCATCAGCTCCGTATACGTCTTGGCATAGCCTTCGCCGAGCAGGTAGCACGGACGCTGCCAGCCGAACACGGTACGCGTCGGGTTGCCCCATGGCGTGCAGTGGTAAGAACGGTTGCCGGCGAGGAAGTCAAGGAACAGGCTCGACTGGCTGAACGTCCATTTCTTGCCGCCATTGCCGCGCTTGAGAATGTCGCGGAACAGTTGCTTGGTCTTCGAACGGTTCAGGAAGTGCTGCTGGTCCGGCGCGCGCTCGTAGGCATAGCCCGGCGAGACGGTAATGCCGTCGAGGCCCAGATCCTTCGTCGAATCGAAGAACCTGGCGACCTTTTCCGGATCGGCGTTGTTGAACAGCGTGCAGTTGATGTTCACACGGAAGCCGCGCGACTTCGCCAGCTTGATGGCGGCCACGGCGCGGTCGTACACACCTTCCTGCGACACGGCGGCGTCGTGCATTTCACGGTCGCCGTCGAGGTGGATCGACCAGACGAAGAACGGGCTCGGCTCGTAGTCGTCGATCTTCTTCTCGAGCAGCAGCGCGTTCGTGCACAGATAGACGAACTTCTTGCGCGCGATAATGCCCTTGACGATCTGCGGCATTTCCTTGTGCAGCAGCGGCTCGCCCCCGGCGATCGAGACCACCGGCGCGCCGCATTCGTCCACGGCGTCGAGCGACTCCTGGAGCGAGACGCGCTGGTTCAGGATCGGATCCGGATAGTCGATCTTGCCGCAGCCCGAGCAGGCGAGGTTGCAGCGAAAGAGCGGTTCGAGCATCAGCACCAGCGGGTAGCGCTTGACGCCCTTGAAGCGTTGCTTCATCAGATAGGCGCCAACATACGCCTGTTGCAGGAAGGGGATGGCCAAGTTCGGCTCCTGTTCGTATAGCGTTAGCCGGCGACCGCGTGGCGTGCGGCGACCGGCTCGTCTTTGGTCAATTCCGACGGCAAGCGGAACTGGATGGTTTCCTCGATGCCGTCCATGAGAGTCACTTCGACCGTGTCGATGCGACGCAGCGCTTCGATCACGTCTTCGACCATGCGCTCGGGCGCGGACGCCCCTGCGGTGATGCCGATGCGGGCCATGCCGCGCACCCACTCCGGATTCACTTCGGAGCCGTCGGCCACGAGATAGCTCGGCAGGCCCATTTCGGAGCCGATTTCACGCAGGCGGTTCGAGTTCGAGCTGTTCGTCGCCCCGACGACGAGCAGAACGTCCACACGCTCGCACAGTTCGCGCACGGCGGTCTGGCGATTTTGCGTGGCGTAGCAGATGTCTTTGGTATTCGGGCCGACGATATTGGTAAAGCGACGTTGCAGCGCAGCAATGATACCCCGAGTCTCGTCGACCGACAGCGTGGTCTGCGTCACGTACGAGACCGGCGTATCGATGGCGAGCGGCAAAGCCTCGACATCCGCTTCGGTTTGCACGAGATGCACGGGGCCGTCGATCTGCCCCATCGTCCCTTCGACTTCCGGATGGCCGGCGTGCCCGATCAGAATGACTTCGCGCCCGGCGGAGACATAATTCTTGCCTTGAATATGTACCTTGGTGACGAGCGGGCAGGTGGCATTGAGTACCTTGAGGCCGCGAATTTCCGCTTCCTGCTCGACGACGCGCGCGACACCGTGGGCGCTGAAAATGGTCACCGCGCCCGCCGGGGCCTCGGACAACTCGGCAATGAAGCGCGCGCCCTTGGCCTTGAGCGAATCGACCACATGCTTGTTATGGACGATTTCATGGCGAACGTAGACGGGAGCGCCGTATTTTTCCAGCGCACGCTCTACGATCTCGATGGCACGTATGACACCCGCACAAAACCCGCGGGGTTGGGCAAGTAGGACTTGCATTCAGCTCTCCGGCTCAGGTCGGCCGGGATGGCGGTGTCTATCGGGTGCCCATGGATGCCACCTCGGGTGGAAGTGGCTTCATGGAGCACGCGAGGCCAGTTTCGATGGCAAATCGCGTGCACCCTCGGGGGAACCGCCGTCCGGTCGTTTGACAAGCAGCGATTGTAACCGCCGCGGCCAAATATTGCAGACGACCCCTTGTCCCGAGGCATCGGCAACTGTTGCGAAAATGTTGACGAATCGGCGCCTAACTGGCGGCGATCTTCGCCGATTCCGTGGCGTTTCCGGTAAAACGCCGCCGAATGCCCGCCGCAGACGCCCGCGGGTCGCGACCTGGGTCGCCAAGTCGTTGATTTTATTTGCCGAAACGCTCGTTCTTCTCTTGCAGGTAGGCGATGAGGCTGTCGATGCCGCCCTGCGCGATGCGTGCCTTGAACTGGGGCTGATACAACTGGATGAGCCAGGCGTTGGCCACGTTCTCGCCCATCATGTTGATGTCGTAGATCTTCCAGCCCTTGTCCGTCTTGGCCAGGCGGTAGGCGACCGACAGGTTGTCGCCCGGGCCGCTGACCGTGGCGCCGACCACGACGTCGCTGCTGTTCGCCG
This is a stretch of genomic DNA from Pandoraea faecigallinarum. It encodes these proteins:
- a CDS encoding phosphorylase, with translation MSPPIIVVTGMPFEARIAKGDGVHVVCAQNHTLADALEAAIAREGARGLVSFGTAGGLIPGVKPGQWVVAHTVLDMPQQARECATSLAWADALRRAMPGALLADVAGVSAPVVSAGDKAALFRESGAAAADMESHIVARVAQAHGLPFVVARVVIDPAERSLPPAALAGMRSDGSTDILGVLRSLAGNPLQLPALLRVGQDAGRARQAMKHGRRIVSLELGDGFGARAVGI
- a CDS encoding glycosyltransferase; the protein is MTVLAWIAGLSLAIWIYLLSSQGGFWRARERDDLDEDRLPAPALWPPVAVVIPARNEAESIGQVVESLCRQDYPGRLRIVVVDDQSSDGTADLARDAAARAAADGLTRRVDVLSGQPLPRGWTGKMWAVRQGVAFASDPSTNDDGVAPEYLLHTDADIAHSPENVRRLVTRATGENRVLVSLMAKLRCTAWFERTLIPAFVLFFQMLYPFSWVNDPKKKMAAAAGGCMLIHRASLEAGGGIEAIRDEIIDDCAMGRMLKKQGPIWLGLTERAVSMRPYDNLGEIRKMVSRTAYAQLQYSPVLLTSTIVSLLLTFIVPPVMTIFGSGIGQWLGLFAWIAMTISYLPMLRFYHQPSSFGPMLPLVAALYTVFTFDSALQHWRGRGGMWKGRAQARGQQSPDV
- the hpnC gene encoding squalene synthase HpnC — encoded protein: MTSDAKIEHYENFPVASVLLPREMRAPVGVIYNFARTADDIADEGDATNAERHAGLAAYQAELDKIAAGRPTSPDKPLFAALARVIAGHRLPVQPFSDLLSAFDQDIEKKRYATFAELRDYTRRSADPVGRIMLGLFKLDTPENIACSDDICSALQLINFWQDVEVDWRKARVYLPQDDMARFGVTDADIGAQKYDDNWRALMRHEVDFARRMMLRGAPLANRVPGRFGLELCCVVHGGLRILDMIEAADYDVFRRRPQLGKMDGIRVFLRGLGMKLGGTPPKA
- the shc gene encoding squalene--hopene cyclase, with protein sequence MATQTLETGIERSIAALLDLQHDDGHWLFELEADATIPAEYVLLRHHLGEKVDAELEAKVAAYLRRIQGEHGGWPLFYNGKFDMSASVKAYFALKMIGDPVDAPHMVRAREAILSRGGAQNANVFTRILLALYGVLEWKAVPMMPVEIMLLPQWFPFHLSKVSYWARTVIVPLLVLQARRPRARNPKGIGIDELFIGSPKDVGPPRRAPHQSRFWFTFFSGVDHVLRALDPFFPKKLREKSIRRAVEFVEERLNGEDGLGAIYPAMANAVMMYDVLGYPEDHPSRAIARRSVEKLVTPADHETYVQPCLSPVWDTALSAHALLETGDKRAIELAGKGLEWLIPLQILDVRGDWISRRPNVRPGGWAFQFANPHYPDVDDTAVVAMAMDRYEKLAGKFENLKIDGADPKTHAMRYAIDRGTEWVIGMQSSNGGWGAFEPENTHLYLNSIPFSDHGALLDPPTVDVSARCLSMLAQLPQSPERKASADLALKYILDDQEADGSWYGRWGMNFVYGTWSAMCGLAAAGILPEHPAMARAAQWLISIQNADGGWGEDGESYKLEYKGYEAAPSTSSQTAWALLGLMAAGKAEHPAVRRGVDYLLNTQNDEGLWDEERYTATGFPRVFYLRYHGYRKFFPLWALARYRNLTVRNDCPVPCGM
- the hpnD gene encoding presqualene diphosphate synthase HpnD, yielding MSVAEPIEISPEQSSARVASGSSFYAAMRILPPAQREGMFEIYAFCRAVDDIADDGDDTSANRMARLAVWRRDLADLYDGRAAPSLANLARVVKQFGLKHEDFLAVIEGMEMDACGPIVAPDLSTLDLYCDRVASAVGRLSVKVFGMPEQEGIDLSYHLGRALQLTNILRDIDEDAGIARVYLPRETLADAGIVNVTPEAVAAADLDRACAPLVAQAREHYARARAIMARHPRRVVVAPAVMAKAYGAILDKLIARGFAVPRERVRVPRWRLILMLLRQMIL
- the hpnE gene encoding hydroxysqualene dehydroxylase HpnE, which codes for MAGTVHVIGAGLAGLAAAVRLATRGVAVVLHEAAPQAGGRCRSYFDRQLNAVIDNGNHLVLSGNSTMREFTRLIGSEHTLTGPGRAEFAFVDLESDERWTVRLSEGRLPWWIFDKRARVPGTKWSDYLSLAPLLRAGPHATMTDAMHCPPALYKRLIHPLFLAVLNADPAEGSAQMAGAVIRETLVPGGKACHPLIASEGLDVTFVTPALAYLEAKGARVMMQHRVRALHYAADDSRVEAIDFGDGPQALAADDAVVLAVPPNVAASLVPGLTTPDEYRAIVNAHYQVAPPPGCPPMIGVVNGVSDWIFAFDTRLSVTISGADHLLDESRESLAMRIWEEVAKACKIASTPMPVWQLVREKRATFAATPAQDRRRPGAKTRWRNLVLAGDWTATGLPATIEGALRSGNRAADLL
- the hpnH gene encoding adenosyl-hopene transferase HpnH yields the protein MAIPFLQQAYVGAYLMKQRFKGVKRYPLVLMLEPLFRCNLACSGCGKIDYPDPILNQRVSLQESLDAVDECGAPVVSIAGGEPLLHKEMPQIVKGIIARKKFVYLCTNALLLEKKIDDYEPSPFFVWSIHLDGDREMHDAAVSQEGVYDRAVAAIKLAKSRGFRVNINCTLFNNADPEKVARFFDSTKDLGLDGITVSPGYAYERAPDQQHFLNRSKTKQLFRDILKRGNGGKKWTFSQSSLFLDFLAGNRSYHCTPWGNPTRTVFGWQRPCYLLGEGYAKTYTELMNTTDWDKYGVGNYEKCADCMVHSGFEATAVNETISHPLRALGVAIKGVRTEGKMADDISFAKQRPAEFVFSKHVEIKLDELRRAKA
- the ispH gene encoding 4-hydroxy-3-methylbut-2-enyl diphosphate reductase; amino-acid sequence: MQVLLAQPRGFCAGVIRAIEIVERALEKYGAPVYVRHEIVHNKHVVDSLKAKGARFIAELSEAPAGAVTIFSAHGVARVVEQEAEIRGLKVLNATCPLVTKVHIQGKNYVSAGREVILIGHAGHPEVEGTMGQIDGPVHLVQTEADVEALPLAIDTPVSYVTQTTLSVDETRGIIAALQRRFTNIVGPNTKDICYATQNRQTAVRELCERVDVLLVVGATNSSNSNRLREIGSEMGLPSYLVADGSEVNPEWVRGMARIGITAGASAPERMVEDVIEALRRIDTVEVTLMDGIEETIQFRLPSELTKDEPVAARHAVAG
- the hpnA gene encoding hopanoid-associated sugar epimerase codes for the protein MPSRVLVTGASGFVGSAVARTALARGHEVRLLVRGTSPRANLADLPVEVVEGDMRDADSMRRALTGMDALLHVAADYRLWAKDPNDIMRANIDGTRTVMEAALRAGVERVVYTSSVATLRVHDATGPVDETSPNEEATTIGVYKRSKVAAERLVERMIANDGLPAVIVNPSTPIGPRDIKPTPTGRIIVEAAQGKIPAFVDTGLNLVHVDDCAEGHLLALERGRVGERYILGGDDVLLRDMLASIAGMVGRKAPKVALPRWPLYPLAMAAQGVARFTGKEPFVTVDGLKMSRYHMFFSSEKAKRELGYAARAYPEGLRDALTWFGSAGYLS